The Chroicocephalus ridibundus chromosome 3, bChrRid1.1, whole genome shotgun sequence genome has a segment encoding these proteins:
- the NANP gene encoding N-acylneuraminate-9-phosphatase, producing MGAHGVKAVFFDLDNTLVDTAAAGRRAIEEVIKALQSKHHYGEGEARLICDKVQAKLLKECHDPAKMCITDLRISHWEEAIQETTGGEANRHLAAECYFLWKTTRLQHLTLSEDTRGMLTELRKGLHLLLLTNGDKQTQREKIEACGCQPYFDAIVVGGEQKEEKPAPSIFHYCCDLLGVQPAECVMVGDSLDTDIQGGLNAGLQATVWLNKAMTTPVDISPVPHYIISSVLDLPAVLQKMEHKINSKLGTDYTASGNEAH from the exons ATGGGGGCGCACGGCGTCAAGGCGGTGTTCTTCGACTTGGACAACACGCTGGTGGacacggcggcggcggggcggcgcgccATCGAGGAG GTGATAAAGGCCCTGCAGTCGAAGCACCACTACGGCGAGGGGGAGGCCCGCCTCATCTGCGACAAGGTGCAGGCCAAGCTCCTCAAGGAGTGCCACGACCCCGCCAAGATGTGCATCACCGACCTGCGGATCTCCCACTGGGAGGAGGCCATCCAGGAGACCACCGGCGGGGAGGCCAACCGGCACCTGGCCGCCGAGTGCTATTTCCTGTGGAAAACAACCCGGCTCCAGCACCTCACCTTGTCCGAGGACACGCGGGGCATGCTCACCGAGCTGCGGAAAGGCCTCCACCTGCTCCTCCTGACCAACGGCGACAAGCAGACGCAGCGGGAAAAGATCGAAGCCTGCGGCTGCCAGCCCTACTTCGACGCCATTGTGGTGGGGGgagagcagaaagaagagaaaccagCCCCATCCATATTTCATTACTGTTGCGACCTCCTGGGGGTGCAGCCGGCAGAGTGTGTGATGGTTGGGGACTCTCTAGACACAGATATTCAAGGAGGCCTGAACGCCGGCTTGCAGGCGACTGTCTGGTTGAACAAAGCAATGACTACCCCGGTAGATATCTCCCCAGTACCTCATTATATCATTTCTTCTGTTCTGGATCTTCCAGCAGTTTTACAGAAGATGGAGCACAAAATTAATTCTAAGTTAGGAACTGACTATACGGCTAGTGGTAATGAAGCACACTGA